One window of the Brachyhypopomus gauderio isolate BG-103 unplaced genomic scaffold, BGAUD_0.2 sc46, whole genome shotgun sequence genome contains the following:
- the LOC143487067 gene encoding uncharacterized protein LOC143487067 isoform X1, which produces MRIQKNEKKRKMRINTRYSDYVDEDPGESKRRPLAKPPPVVLPEVSPGYTAQEQRSNNGSFWEQWLSNDSQGSSNPVYHTLQVPEYERNDPIWPGSRQVLKDIAVNKMMNILVNIREDIKEARKEILTLQKDVREIKQWFGTQNESVESLGAALCLPLKTVEDFEEAERQLQTEAVHRKTVSKFAAVGGGTPETTIRRILQSSLTNELACQFNWAGKGCKMPFKDTILKDCIFGRSLQVLSLISPVFHLQAWTSLGCNVPKVKKNSTPPLSSQPFAPAIFSLK; this is translated from the exons ATGAGGATACAGAAGAacgaaaaaaaaaggaaaatgag GATTAATACTCGTTACAGTGACTATGTTGATGAGGACCCTGGGGAATCAAAAAGGAGACCGTTAGCCAAGCCTCCTCCAGTAGTGCTGCCAG AAGTCAGCCCGGGATATACGGCACAGGAACAAAGATCAAATAATG GATCATTCTGGGAACAGTGGCTGTCAAATG ACTCCCAAGGCAGCAGCAACCCAGTGTACCATACACTGCAAGTCCCAGAATATGAAAGAAATG ATCCGATATGGCCAGGGTCAAGGCAAGTCCTGAAAG ACATAGCAGTTAATAAAATGATGAACATTTTGGTTAATATCCGCGAGGACATAAAAGAAGCTCGAAAGGAGATCCTGACACTCCAGAAGGATGTTCGAGAAATTAAACAATGGTTTGGAACACAGAATGAGAGCGTGGAATCACTGGGTGCTGCTTTATGTCTGCCCTTGAAGACTGTGGAGGATTTTGAAGAAGCAGAGAGACAACTTCAGACTGAAGCAGTCCATCGAAAAACC GTGTCCAAATTTGCTGCTGTGGGTGGTGGAACACCAGAGACAACAATACGCCGCATTTTGCAGTCATCGTTGACAAATGAATTGGCTTGTCAGTTTAATTGGGCTGGGAAAGGATGTAAAATGCCATTCAAAGACACCATCTTGAAAGACTGCATATTTGGTAGGTCTTTACAGGTGTTATCTCTTATCTCCCCAGTTTTCCACTTGCAGGCATGGACATCTTTAGGCTGCAACGTGCCCAAGGTCAAAAAAAATTCAACGCCCCCTTTGTCGTCCCAACCTTTTGCACCTGCAATTTTCAGTCTAAAGTAA
- the LOC143487067 gene encoding uncharacterized protein LOC143487067 isoform X4 — protein sequence MRIQKNEKKRKMRINTRYSDYVDEDPGESKRRPLAKPPPVVLPEVSPGYTAQEQRSNNGSFWEQWLSNDSQGSSNPVYHTLQVPEYERNDPIWPGSRQVLKDIAVNKMMNILVNIREDIKEARKEILTLQKDVREIKQWFGTQNESVESLGAALCLPLKTVEDFEEAERQLQTEAVHRKTENLHNQWPTKYFLAPLCPNLLLWVVEHQRQQYAAFCSHR from the exons ATGAGGATACAGAAGAacgaaaaaaaaaggaaaatgag GATTAATACTCGTTACAGTGACTATGTTGATGAGGACCCTGGGGAATCAAAAAGGAGACCGTTAGCCAAGCCTCCTCCAGTAGTGCTGCCAG AAGTCAGCCCGGGATATACGGCACAGGAACAAAGATCAAATAATG GATCATTCTGGGAACAGTGGCTGTCAAATG ACTCCCAAGGCAGCAGCAACCCAGTGTACCATACACTGCAAGTCCCAGAATATGAAAGAAATG ATCCGATATGGCCAGGGTCAAGGCAAGTCCTGAAAG ACATAGCAGTTAATAAAATGATGAACATTTTGGTTAATATCCGCGAGGACATAAAAGAAGCTCGAAAGGAGATCCTGACACTCCAGAAGGATGTTCGAGAAATTAAACAATGGTTTGGAACACAGAATGAGAGCGTGGAATCACTGGGTGCTGCTTTATGTCTGCCCTTGAAGACTGTGGAGGATTTTGAAGAAGCAGAGAGACAACTTCAGACTGAAGCAGTCCATCGAAAAACC GAAAACTTACACAATCAGTGGCCAACTAAATACTTTTTGGCcccact GTGTCCAAATTTGCTGCTGTGGGTGGTGGAACACCAGAGACAACAATACGCCGCATTTTGCAGTCATCGTTGA
- the LOC143487067 gene encoding uncharacterized protein LOC143487067 isoform X3: MRIQKNEKKRKMRINTRYSDYVDEDPGESKRRPLAKPPPVVLPEVSPGYTAQEQRSNNGSFWEQWLSNDSQGSSNPVYHTLQVPEYERNDPIWPGSRQVLKDIAVNKMMNILVNIREDIKEARKEILTLQKDVREIKQWFGTQNESVESLGAALCLPLKTVEDFEEAERQLQTEAVHRKTVSKFAAVGGGTPETTIRRILQSSLTNELACQFNWAGKGCKMPFKDTILKDCIFGRSLQVLSLISPVFHLQAWTSLGCNVPKLQPANNIKV; the protein is encoded by the exons ATGAGGATACAGAAGAacgaaaaaaaaaggaaaatgag GATTAATACTCGTTACAGTGACTATGTTGATGAGGACCCTGGGGAATCAAAAAGGAGACCGTTAGCCAAGCCTCCTCCAGTAGTGCTGCCAG AAGTCAGCCCGGGATATACGGCACAGGAACAAAGATCAAATAATG GATCATTCTGGGAACAGTGGCTGTCAAATG ACTCCCAAGGCAGCAGCAACCCAGTGTACCATACACTGCAAGTCCCAGAATATGAAAGAAATG ATCCGATATGGCCAGGGTCAAGGCAAGTCCTGAAAG ACATAGCAGTTAATAAAATGATGAACATTTTGGTTAATATCCGCGAGGACATAAAAGAAGCTCGAAAGGAGATCCTGACACTCCAGAAGGATGTTCGAGAAATTAAACAATGGTTTGGAACACAGAATGAGAGCGTGGAATCACTGGGTGCTGCTTTATGTCTGCCCTTGAAGACTGTGGAGGATTTTGAAGAAGCAGAGAGACAACTTCAGACTGAAGCAGTCCATCGAAAAACC GTGTCCAAATTTGCTGCTGTGGGTGGTGGAACACCAGAGACAACAATACGCCGCATTTTGCAGTCATCGTTGACAAATGAATTGGCTTGTCAGTTTAATTGGGCTGGGAAAGGATGTAAAATGCCATTCAAAGACACCATCTTGAAAGACTGCATATTTGGTAGGTCTTTACAGGTGTTATCTCTTATCTCCCCAGTTTTCCACTTGCAGGCATGGACATCTTTAGGCTGCAACGTGCCCAAG CTGCAGCCTGCCAACAACATAAAGGTTTGA
- the LOC143487067 gene encoding uncharacterized protein LOC143487067 isoform X2, with product MRIQKNEKKRKMRINTRYSDYVDEDPGESKRRPLAKPPPVVLPEVSPGYTAQEQRSNNGSFWEQWLSNDSQGSSNPVYHTLQVPEYERNDPIWPGSRQVLKDIAVNKMMNILVNIREDIKEARKEILTLQKDVREIKQWFGTQNESVESLGAALCLPLKTVEDFEEAERQLQTEAVHRKTVSKFAAVGGGTPETTIRRILQSSLTNELACQFNWAGKGCKMPFKDTILKDCIFAAACQQHKGLTLLTFSDVVMKWLRYAPEREGGSPRKKN from the exons ATGAGGATACAGAAGAacgaaaaaaaaaggaaaatgag GATTAATACTCGTTACAGTGACTATGTTGATGAGGACCCTGGGGAATCAAAAAGGAGACCGTTAGCCAAGCCTCCTCCAGTAGTGCTGCCAG AAGTCAGCCCGGGATATACGGCACAGGAACAAAGATCAAATAATG GATCATTCTGGGAACAGTGGCTGTCAAATG ACTCCCAAGGCAGCAGCAACCCAGTGTACCATACACTGCAAGTCCCAGAATATGAAAGAAATG ATCCGATATGGCCAGGGTCAAGGCAAGTCCTGAAAG ACATAGCAGTTAATAAAATGATGAACATTTTGGTTAATATCCGCGAGGACATAAAAGAAGCTCGAAAGGAGATCCTGACACTCCAGAAGGATGTTCGAGAAATTAAACAATGGTTTGGAACACAGAATGAGAGCGTGGAATCACTGGGTGCTGCTTTATGTCTGCCCTTGAAGACTGTGGAGGATTTTGAAGAAGCAGAGAGACAACTTCAGACTGAAGCAGTCCATCGAAAAACC GTGTCCAAATTTGCTGCTGTGGGTGGTGGAACACCAGAGACAACAATACGCCGCATTTTGCAGTCATCGTTGACAAATGAATTGGCTTGTCAGTTTAATTGGGCTGGGAAAGGATGTAAAATGCCATTCAAAGACACCATCTTGAAAGACTGCATATTTG CTGCAGCCTGCCAACAACATAAAGGTTTGACCTTGCTGACCTTCTCAGATGTTGTTATGAAGTGGCTGCGCTATGCACCCGAAAGAGAAGGTGGCAGTCCCAGGAAGAAGAATTGA